The Paracholeplasma brassicae genome includes the window AAAATACAACATCACGTATTTGCATAAATAAATTAAAAAACAGAAGGTAAAAAAAGGGATTCCATTTGGGTCAAATTATGATATAATTATTTTACAGTTATTGAAAGTAAAAAATGCTTGATATTTACATTTTCTTTTGATATACTCTATATGGAATGTCTGGAGGGATTTAAACATGCGTGAATTAGTTAAATTAGTTTGTACAGAATGTGGCGAAGAAAACTACTACACAACTAAAAACAAAAAAACAACGCCAGGTCGTCTTGAAATGAAAAAATATTGCCCACGATCACGTACTTACACAGTACACCGTGAGAAAAAATAAGCTATTCTTAGGAATAGTTTTTTTCTTAAATGCCTGTAATAATTAAAGGCCACGACGACTTAGCTCACACCTACATTCTAAAACGATTTGATCATTGCATCATTGTTGACCCAGGCGGTAATTACAAACAAATCATGCAGCACATCGAGGGTTATAAGGTTTCATATATCTTATTAACGCACGCGCACGTCGATCACATGGAACTCATTCATTTATTCGAATGCCCAATCTACATGCATAAAGATGATTACTTGTTGTTAACAAACGATGACAATAATGGATTTAAAGATTTAAGACTCACTAGAAAGTTTCATCCAACAAATCTTGATATTCGATTTGTCAAAGATGGTGATTTAATTCCATTTGTGGATCAAACGGTTGAAGTAATTCATACACCAGGACATACCAAAGGTAGTCTATGCTTTCTATATAAGAGTGAACTCTATACAGGTGATACCTTATTTAAAAGTGGTGTCGGTCGAACGGATTTATTTGGTGGGTCAAACATATTGTTGACAAAATCAATTAAAAAACTGTTTAAGCAAGTTAAAGACAACACAAAAGTTTATCCAGGACATGATCAAGCAACTTCAATAAAAGAAGAGAAGAAAGAAAACAAATACGTCAAACAAATCTTATCCAAATGATATGGTAGAAATCACAAATTCTACCATATTTTTTATTTTTTGCACTTTTTACTTGACAGTGCTAATTTGATATTATACAATAAACTTGGCACTGAATGACACAGAGTGCA containing:
- the rpmG gene encoding 50S ribosomal protein L33, which produces MRELVKLVCTECGEENYYTTKNKKTTPGRLEMKKYCPRSRTYTVHREKK
- a CDS encoding MBL fold metallo-hydrolase translates to MPVIIKGHDDLAHTYILKRFDHCIIVDPGGNYKQIMQHIEGYKVSYILLTHAHVDHMELIHLFECPIYMHKDDYLLLTNDDNNGFKDLRLTRKFHPTNLDIRFVKDGDLIPFVDQTVEVIHTPGHTKGSLCFLYKSELYTGDTLFKSGVGRTDLFGGSNILLTKSIKKLFKQVKDNTKVYPGHDQATSIKEEKKENKYVKQILSK